One segment of Triticum aestivum cultivar Chinese Spring chromosome 2A, IWGSC CS RefSeq v2.1, whole genome shotgun sequence DNA contains the following:
- the LOC123185810 gene encoding protein SPIRAL1-like 4 has product MSRSGSSGGGRSSLGYLFEPDEIFPIHRFKSNQETEKPSEEGIVMQPQDDKVMTGDEADHQELPYQAPPKREEDWNPIVSRRPASIIYHTNQSGNNTGLLITDRPSTRVRCAPGGASSLGFLFSSETNVTDDK; this is encoded by the exons ATGAGTAGATCAGGGAGCAGCGGGGGCGGCCGGAGCTCTCTGGGCTACCTCTTTGAGCCGGATGAGATCTTCCCGATCCACAGGTTCAAATCCAATCAAGAGACCGAGAAGCCCTCGGAAGAGGGCATCGTCATGCAGCCGCAGGACGACAAGGTCATGACCGGTGATGAAGCAGACCACCAAGAACTGCCGTACCAGGCTCCTCCCAAGAGAGAGGAGGACTGGAACCCGATTGTTTCTCGCAGACCTGCTTCCATCATCTACCACACTAACCAATCGGGCAACAACACCGGGCTTCTGATCACT GACCGACCGTCGACGAGGGTCCGGTGTGCACCGGGAGGGGCGTCGTCGCTTGGATTTCTCTTCTCTTCGGAGACGAACGTAACTGACGACAAATGA